In Babylonia areolata isolate BAREFJ2019XMU chromosome 10, ASM4173473v1, whole genome shotgun sequence, the following proteins share a genomic window:
- the LOC143286363 gene encoding uncharacterized protein LOC143286363, protein MAIETCTCWMFHGVRYSSSSSPQAIQKELAVDRAQLSATVRKKTSAQDSRPSAQATGSVGIVMLAIVVVLLVTPDVITVVRYVTVQVADLRERRRARRAVEGLGNG, encoded by the exons ATGGCCATTGAAACGTGTACCTGCTGGATGTTCCATGGAGTCAGG tattcttcttcttcttccccacagGCCATTCAGAAGGAGCTTGCAGTGGACAGAGCCCAGCTGTCAGCCACGGTCCGCAAGAAGACGTCAGCCCAGGACTCTCGCCCCTCTGCCCAGGCCACAGGGTCTGTGGGCATCGTCATGCTCGCCATCGTTGTCGTCCTCCTCGTCACTCCTGACGTCATCACTGTCGTGCGTTACGTCACGGTACAGGTGGCGGAcctgagggagaggaggagggcgcGAAGGGCCGTGGAAGGGCTGGGCAACGGATGA